Proteins found in one Kwoniella bestiolae CBS 10118 chromosome 1, complete sequence genomic segment:
- a CDS encoding 1-pyrroline-5-carboxylate dehydrogenase, with protein sequence MTSQLASFKIPVIDNEPMRNYAAGSEERKGLQAAVDKMLKSAPFEVPCVINGKEVKTGDIQSQLMPHDHANPLCTYHAASSEVVNQAIEGALEARQAWEEIPWADKAAIFLKAADLIAGKYRYELMAATMLGQGKNAWQAEIDAAAELCDFLRFSVKYVEELYQQQPPRNSQGVWNRVEFRPLEGFVLAVTPFNFTAIGGNLVGAPAIVGNVLVWKPSPMATYSNYLVHKIFLEAGMPPSVIQFVPGNPPEVVKQCIDHKAFAGLHFTGSTQIFRKLWKDISNNLDIYRGYPRIVGETGGKNFHLYHHSAEIKSGVHQAIRAAFEYSGQKCSALSRCYVPSSLWNNGFKDQLVDETNKITIGPCTEWNHFTGPVIGRPAFEKITSIIEQAKKAGGEVIAGGEWDDSKGYFIKPTVIVTKDPKSVSMTQEIFGPVLTVYVYEDSEFDNMPKLIEDTTEYALTGSIFAQERAALVSAAHKLRNAAGNFYINDKCTGAVVGQQPFGGARASGTNDKSGSIAIFSRFVSMRSIKENFINPQDHYYPSNFL encoded by the exons ATGACCTCTCAACTCGCTTCTTTCAAAATCCCCGTCATTGACAATGAGCCAATG AGAAACTACGCTGCTGGTAGTGAGGAGCGAAAGGGCCTCCAAGCTGCCGTCGACAAGATGCTTAAGAGCGCTCCATTCGAGGTTCCTTGTGTTATCAACGGTAAAGAG GTCAAAACCGGTGACATCCAATCCCAACTCATGCCCCACGACCACGCCAACCCCCTCTGCACCTACCACGCCGCCTCCAGCGAGGTCGTCAACCAGGCCATCGAGGGTGCCCTCGAAGCCCGACAGGCATGGGAAGAGATCCCCTGGGCCGACAAAGCCGCCATCTTCTTGAAAGCCGCCGACTTGATCGCTGGTAAATACAGGTACGAGTTGATGGCTGCTACCATGCTTGGTCAGGGAAAGAACGCTTGGCAAGCTGAGATTGacgctgctgctgag CTCTGTGACTTCTTGAGATTCTCAGTCAAATACGTCGAGGAACTctaccaacaacaaccccCTAGAAACTCTCAAGGTGTCTGGAA CCGAGTCGAATTCCGACCTCTCGAAGGTTTCGTGCTCGCCGTCACCCCCTTCAACTTCACCGCCATCGGTGGTAACCTTGTCGGTGCCCCCGCCATCGTCGGAAACGTCCTCGTCTGGAAGCCCTCCCCAATGGCTACCTACTCCAACTACCTCGTCCACAAGATCTTCCTCGAAGCCGGTATGCCCCCCTCAGTGATCCAATTCGTTCCTGGAAACCCCCCTGAAGTAGTCAAGCAATGTATCGACCACAAGGCCTTCGCCGGTCTCCACTTCACCGGATCTACCCAAATCTTCCGAAAGTTGTGGAAGGACATTTCCAACAACCTCGACATCTACCGAGGTTACCCCCGAATCGTCGGTGAGACCGGTGGAAAGAACTTCCACTTGTACCACCACTCTGCCGAGATCAAGTCAGGGGTCCACCAAGCTATCCGAGCTGCCTTCGAGTACTCCGGTCAGAAATGTTCAGCCCTCTCTAGATGTTACGTCCCATCTTCCCTGTGGAACAACGGCTTCAAGGATCAATTGGTAGATGAGACCAACAAGATCACCATTGGCCCATGTACCGAGTGGAACCACTTCACCGGTCCTGTCATTGGTCGACCCGCTTTCGAGAAGATCACCTCTATCATCGAGCAAGCCAAGAAGGCCGGTGGGGAAGTCATCGCCggaggagaatgggatgattCCAAGGGATACTTCATCAAACCTACCGTTATCGTCACCAAGGACCCCAAATCCGTGTCCATGACTCAAGAGATCTTCGGTCCCGTCTTGACTGTATACGTATACGAGGACTCCGAATTCGACAACATGCCTAAATTGATCGAAGATACCACCGAATACGCCTTGACCGGATCTATCTTCGCTCAAGAACGTGCTGCCCTCGTATCGGCCGCTCACAAGTTGAGAAACGCCGCTGGTAACTTCTACATCAACGATAAGTGTACTGGTGCCGTTGTCGGTCAACAGCCATTCGGTGGTGCCAGAGCTTCGGGAACCAACGATAAATCCGGTTCTATCGCCATTTTCTCCAGATTCGTCTCTATGAGATCGATCAAGGAGAACTTCATCAACCCTCAAGATCACTACTACCCTTCCAACTTCCTTTAA